GTTAACCTTTAGGCCCTcgttgattcaaaggaaatttatagaaatttttagaggatttcttttctataggaatttttcctatatagccattTGAATTAAAGGAATAAATcatatggaatcctatgaaattcctatggaatgcctaatGCCATACAAGTTTTTGGAGGAAATCTAACATGAAGTTCTACCTCATGGAAACTTTattttatctctcctctaattcctatgtttttcctgcggtccaatcaaacggtctttcatgtgtttttttctgtattttgcaattctctgttttacacttacattcataTCAAAACCCTAAGTTTTTCCTATTcttacgttttctcaatcctgctaTTGAAAAGGGCACTTACTGCAATTGCTACCAATAACATTCACCTTGTCAACTGTGTCTTGTTGAGTTGCATCCTCTGTGTTGGCGCAAGAACAAAAATGTCGTTTTCACATTTGGTCCACAATATACAACAGGCTTGCAAGGAAGAGCCCCACATGTACTGATGATGTACATGCTGTGTGCATGTGAATGGACGTACAATATTCCTGTATGATCATGCCCATATCTTTTGTACAAAGTCCTGTATATCTCCACGTTGTCCTGGAAAATTCACTAAAGAAGCCGTTACATTTTACTGCATTGTTTATTTGGCTgcattatagtgaacaatattAGCTTTATCTCTACATTTAACTTTGGATCTCAATGCTGTCATTTCTCGTCAGATATCATCAGAAATGTTGGAATATCTTCTCATGGAAAGAGCACATAGCAGGTAAATTTTACACATTATTATACACTATAGCCATTAGTTATTATTATACATGGTAATTAAGTGAGATTCTGGAAATCCTCCGATAAGGCGATAAATGCAACATAGACCATATATGCAAGGATGATTTAGGAAAGATCAGTCGACAACATGTCACTGCTGGAAAATTAAACATGACACCCACCCAGAAATTTCTCTGATGATCTACAAGATTGTTTCTATCCTCCCAATACAACAGTAGATAGCTAGCTTACAATCCCCTTACTGATCTCCCAAAGAACATGATAAAATCCTGATCCATCAACCGATTGTTCACCATTTTGTACAAGATAATTGAGGGATGCATCCCTGGTCACCATAATTTCCAGTGTCCGTCTGCAATGGCACAACCCTAATCTTCTGAAAGAGAGCACAATCAATTCATCATCGCTTCATATTCATGCTCGAATCCTCCTCTCCTTTCAAGGCACATTTAGACCAAGAATAATCCCTGCGTATTACATAACCGAATTAAGACATACAAAAACAGATCATTAACAGATGAAATTGGAATCAAATTAACCATGCAcaagaaacaaaacaaatctgAATCTACGAAATGCAGTGAGACTGTGAGAGTTCACAGAATCACAGGTTAGTTTGATAGTTTCAGTGCTTAATTTGTAACACACCGGAGAGAGGTGGACGACGTGTATCGTCTCTGAAGCTGCACGGCTTCCGAGACGCGGCGGAGGACGTCGACCTGCGCGCGGAGGTGGACGACGTAGTCCATGGCCTCGCGGAGCAGCGCCGCCTCGTCCatggcgtcgccgcctccgggTATCACCTTCCGCAGCGCCATGGCCCTCCTCCTCACCTGCAGCCTCCTCGCcatctcaccaccaccacctgcacCTGATCTCGTCTTCCGGCCGCAGCACCGCCTCACGATCCTCCCGCACCGCCGCGCCCtggccgtcgtcgacgccggctgctgctgcaagacgatggccttgggccaccgcgcgccgccgccgcgcgccgtggccATGGCGAAGTCGGCGGAGGACTTGACGGCTCGCTTCCTCTCGTGGAGGCTCATGGCGTCCAGGGGCTTCGTCGTCGAGCAGTCTTGGAGGCTCAGGAGGAGGTTCTTGAGGAACGCTTGCTCGAACGACATGGTGCTACTAGCTCCGGGGCCTCCCATGGCGCCTACCTTACTTTGTTGGCTATAGCTTGGTAGCAAAAGTAGGAAGAGATGTTGTTGCAACGCTGAAATGCACAGGTAGGAGCTAGGAGGAGAGCTATGCAAATGGCACTACACCTGTTACTATAAATACGCGTCCCCGGCATTATAGCCGGGGACGGATCCTGATCACTCGAGAGGATGTGTCGTCATTTCTCGGCATAACTGTGGTTTGTGGGATAAACACACATGACATGTGGCTGAAACACAATCTCTGATATATTCTCTCATGCGTGTGTGTATATAACCTAACCATTTGTTATATCATCATCGATCTTAACAGGACATGAAACTCTTGTTTTATTACTTATATATGTGATTGAATTAACTAAGTGACGATGTATCGAAATGTGCATGGAAATCTAGCTAGAGAACAATGGTTGGTAGGTAGGTACTAGTTGGATTGCATGAAGCCATCGATGGATCGAATTAAGATGCGCTTAAAGGGTAAAGGtagataattaattaactcGCACCAACTGATATGTAGTGCCGTAGTGGTAGCTTAAtttctactactccctccgtttcaaaatatttgacaccgttgactttttaacatatgttcgaccgttcgtcttattcagaaaaatttgtgaaatatgtaaaattatatgtgtaaataaaagtatatttaacaatgaatcaaatgatatgaaaagaataaataattacttaaattttttaaataagacgaatgatcaaacacgtactaaaaagtcaacggtatcaaacattttgaaacgaaggaagtaataTGTTTCCTTGTCACAGGATCAAGCGAGATTTGGCTGGAAAGGGAGGGGTGAGTGAGCGAGAGAGAGCGAGACAAGGCGCACATGGCCGCACATGTAGCGTTTCAGCGCGCGCGCGGATGGCACTTGGCGCTTTGGCAGCGCGGCGCGGCATGCATGCACAGCCGCTCgatcggagaggagaggaggagatggatgGGCATGGCGATCGATCTCTGCATGATGTGTTGTCCGTGTTGCCTCTTGGTCTGCACCTCAAGGGAGGCAGGCAGGCAGAGCCGCAGAGGGACAGAGAGGCGCGTGCATGTATGTGTGCGTGCGTGTGCTTCTCGCAATCTCTGCAGAGTTAAGCTTGTAGCTGTAGGCATTGGCACTGTCATTGAGCATGGCATCGGCGTATCGCATTTGCCAAGAGCTTAATCTTTCAGACACGACGAGCTTGATAGCATTTGCGGCTAGAGTCCTCcgttcgtttcatattataaatcgttttaaacttgagcaattttacggtccttaagTAGATACCATGAGTTATCTAAAGGATCGTAAAATTACTCTTTAAACTTAGTTACAGTTAAACTATTCTAAACTTAACCTAACTATTCTAAACTTAAcctaagacaaatatattataaaaatatatttaattatagattaaatgAAACTAATCTAATGTATAGATATTAGTATACTCCTGCTTAcagatttgatcaaatttagaGTGGTTTGACTTTAATAAAGCTAAAACCAACTTATAATCTTAAACGTACTCCTCCTATAGACCGGTTCTACTACTATGCATGTGCAGGAGGAAGCTAGAACGAAGGAAAGTTCCTAGAAACAAGGGCAATGGAAGTAAGGATATACTACTTCCATATCGAAATTGGCGGCCGGCCATCGCTTAGCTTTTTCTTCAGCGGCGGTCTGGCTGGCAGTTGCTGCTGTGAGAAAGGCAGGCAGATTGCTGCTTCACATGGGCGCTCACATGGATCGTTTTGATCCGTCGACTGAAAACTTGGTTTGGGGGAGGCGAACTGCATGCACATGATCAGCCTGCCCACCCGCCTCTCTGGTCAGTAAACGCACTGCAAGCAACGACGTAAGGTAACAGAAAATAAGGCTACCaccgttttttttttcgcaaTGCTTGGAAGGACGAACGACATGCCAATTTTagggtgtagctatatttatggcgtcacatttttcactaaaaaatagtcggcatgtatttacattgtaagttcctaaattacatatgtaattttagtgcatttacaatgtaaatctcaaaattacatatgtaagtcctaaaattacatatgtaaattcgaaaattacatactaattacatatataagtggggtgtaactactgtgtaagtggCTAAGAAAAATCATCTATAGCATATGCCGTGAAGAGAAGTGAATCGGGAGGGACGATATGTGCGTGGGAGAGATCTAGCTCAGCCGGCCGGCTATGCACGCGGACCACCATGGCACCATCGCGCGGCGAGGAGACAGCCAGCTCGATCATCTGACGGTTGGTTTCAACCGACTGAAATCCATCATATTTTATGGCGACATTTTTAGCAATCCCCAAATGGAGCTGCAAATTTTGCTCCGCAAACAAGGTTACGGTTACCACCATTTTGAATGCGAGCCGTCTGATTAAGAATTGAAgtactgtactccctccgtactcataaagcaagtcgtttaggacagtgcaacggtctctaaaacacaactttaactacttgtttctataaaaatatctatctattatatactaaaagtccactAAATTTTCTACAAACGCTTTCAGGCCGCCACGTAGGacccctacaaacgctcctaggctACCACGTGGCTCTATTAAATctaaccgtcgattttcacttaaattggtggacccaatattttagaccattagattaaattttcacttaaatcagtggacccgatattttaggctattagattagatgtattttatttcAAAGAAACTAATTCCTTACTCTGTTACGTATTTATTATGCGGATGAGCTATATATGTCGCACGTTTTTTTTCGCTGAAAAAGAGTCGAATCTCTTGCCGTTGATGGTTTGATGTACCGTGGATAAATGCTTGAGGGATGCAACtttctgtcagggttacgggtaaggtataccctctacccttcgatatacgtcacatatcgatatggtatacttgcgcgtatacggacgttttcggcatacgttaagaaaattcatcatggagttcacagatggaaggagtcctactcggacagaactgggtcgtcattgtatcgtgccgggtccgatgtctccgaatCCTATTTGGAGACCagttgacctgcgatataaaatggaccccccgggaggacctaaggcatcgaatctcatagtCAAcccatccaccacagcctacggagttgaagcctacaggagccaagtcgccgggagatctaatCAAACCTGTTCgattacgatctcgtcggtatcatcgagttccgcttttccctttgtaatatgtggtttccatcatataatcccatatcaactggattaggactattacctatcaaggggcctgaaccaatataatctttgttttctgTGTGCTTGATGttgtattacgtagatccttggaCCAGCGTACCCCAGTACTCTCTATATCCGGTTTACGGGTATCCCCGTCGACACTTTCCTTTTTTATCCTTATTAATCCTTTGCCTTTTTTGATTAGCATCGGACTTTTCCTGTATGTATGATGACACGTTAGTTACGTTATAATTACATCCtatttacactataattacatactaattacatatgtcaTTAGGTACGTAATTTTGtgatttacatatataattttgggaCTTACGTTACacatacactaaaattacatatgtaatttatagacttacaatgtaaatatgaCGCTATAAATATAGTTACTCTTTTTATTATGTATATATGGAAGAAACTTCATACGCTCAAGAAACTAACGAAGCATACCTACTGTTCgcatcagaagaaaaaaaactacgcACAGAATTACCGTAAAATcaataagcaaaacaaaaagCATACGTACTTAGTaccattggaaaaaaaattgatgacatttaaaatatgattttctattatttaaagataaaacatattaatctataaatttacataaatattaccgtcgattttcatttaaattggtggacccgattAATGTTTTAGAACAATAGATTAGATgtctaaaagtccattaaacttcccaAAAATACTCCTAATTCACCATATGACATCCTACAAATGCTACTAAGTTGCCATGTgatactctaataaattagtgaaattcttaaaaaatctaaaataacaaatatatttttattaaatttagtgGACCCAATATATACAActattagattaattttcaagaaaaaattcCACTCCTAAACCCGGGCCCACCTAAGTCGGTATGTAtaagttagtttttttaaaaaacgaacATACGTATGTACGTCTCCTCTTCCTTCAACTCATTTCTCAACTTTTTCACTCTCCTATTTTCATGCCTTATTAGTTTGATAAGCAATAATAATTTTGTGTTAAACAATTAAGCTTCAAAATCATACAACTAATTTCTGATCCACGTAACTATTTAGATTATTCATAACTAAATTACAGCTGAAGACCATATTTTACTATAATTtagcttttaaaaaaaagccaTTTTAGTTTATATTTCCTAACTTTTGCGTGCCATTCAagcaattataaaaaatataaaataataataaaaatatagattTTATCATAATACATAACttcataataattaaattaggtctacaatcataaaagtaaaatgaataTACAATTAGTaatgtttccaaaatatgttagGTAGAAAGCAAAACTTATGCAAAAAGTAAGCAACTATAACATCTAAATCACACAGCTAATATTAATGAACTTATGTCTTTAGAATATTTTACATTTAAAAGACCTATATACACTGTAATATCGACTTTGAGAAGAAATATGTCACTTTGGGGCTatattaatttttctaatttttgtgTGCCATTCGaacaattataaaattatagaaagATAATGATATAGATTTTATCACCATATATGActtcaaaatattaaattagatctatatggataaaagtaaaatgaaccTAACACAGACCATAATATAGAATGAAAATAAGTATTATATTACCGTAAATCATTGTACATCCTCTGAGCGCACTTAAGGCGTCACGTATTACgtcttaaataaaaataaaactttacaaattggaagaaaaaccatctgaccatcagtttgcacTTAAAATCTTAAGCCACCATGTGTTACGtcttaaaaattagaaaaaataacaaaaaaaagtgaCAAAAAATAGATAATCagtttcacttaaatcatttagataaaatagaaaaaaccaCCCCTCCACTCACCCTCGCCCCACACATACGCAGAACACGGCATTACACGTCCCTTCCCTTCTCGGCTTGAGCTCTCCACTCTACCCCTTCCTGTTTATATAgccggaaataataaaaaatattaacacATGCATAAATTTCAAGCTATACATCTGATATCTAATATAAATATTGTTGTACTTACTATTAAAACAATGACTGTAAAGATCCATAAAGCCTATAGTTTGAACtggtataaaatataaaataaagcaaGTAATAGAAAATGTCAATAGGGATTAAATTAAACTATTTAGAGAAAATGTAATAAGTTCGTAAAAAATTGGTTCTTACATTTCACTAAAATTGGACCAACCATTGCATATTCCATTTTCGTAACAATTTTACAATGCTTAGACATTAATGGCCTTGCATCCATCGTATATCATAGCATTATGAGTTTCTCTACATATTATTACGCATATAAACCGC
The Oryza sativa Japonica Group chromosome 6, ASM3414082v1 DNA segment above includes these coding regions:
- the LOC4341704 gene encoding transcription factor IBH1-like 1 — its product is MGGPGASSTMSFEQAFLKNLLLSLQDCSTTKPLDAMSLHERKRAVKSSADFAMATARGGGARWPKAIVLQQQPASTTARARRCGRIVRRCCGRKTRSGAGGGGEMARRLQVRRRAMALRKVIPGGGDAMDEAALLREAMDYVVHLRAQVDVLRRVSEAVQLQRRYTSSTSLRDYSWSKCALKGEEDSSMNMKR